The DNA sequence TGTTTTTAGTGACACCAGTTCTTGCTGGACCTCTATGGAGAATATATTTAGTTCTTATGTTGTTGGGGATTACTGTTTTTAGTTCGATCCCTGCACGAATTTGGTGGCGATCTCTGCTTTTTTTATTTATCTTCTCAATTACATTCGGACTGTTCGCGACCTTCCTACCAACAAGTGAACCAGCGATATCATTACCAGTTAGACCTCATGAAGAGCTCCCAGGCGCAGTCGTTTCTCTCCCTTCTTGGCATCTGTTCAGTGTTGGACCAATTTATTTGGGCAAGTTGAAACTTGGTCCACTGTTAGTTGATAGACGCTCGCTTGATTTAGGTATAAAAACTTCCACCTTGATTTTCACTGTTATTCATAGTGTCAATCTCATGCTTTTAACTACTGCTCCAGAAGATTTGATGTGGTCCTTAAGTTGGTTCTTGAAACCCTTCCAAATATTTGGGCTGCCAATTAATCGATTGAGCTTTCAGCTTCTTTTAGCACTTAGATTTTTACCTTTAGTTCAAGAAGAGTTGCAAAACCTTTTAAGAGCTTTAGCTACACGAGCAATTAATTTTAGGCATCTTGGGTTTAAAGCTTCTTTAGGCGTCTTTTTATCTTTAGGCGAGCGCTTTTTAGCAAATATATTGTTAAGGGCAGAACAAGGGGCTGATGCGCTTTTAGTGCGGACAGGCGGCTTGATCGTGATGCCTCGTCAATTCAGGCCAGAAAGGATTCTCAAAACACAATCTGTTCTCATTAACAGTAGTTCTGCATTATGTTTGATTTGTGCCTTACTCCTGAGATTTAGATACGGTGAGTTCTAGTTAATGCAATTGTTTTTCTTATTCTATTATTAGGGTTCTGTATAAGTTAAGCTGCGAAGCACTATTCTAATTACCTATATACATTTCAGTAATTGGGATCTAACGCAGAGAGATATCTAAATCATCCTACTTTTGGGATGCTTTATCTTGTTTCACCAGGACGCGAGGGTAGGGATGTATATGCAACTCTTTATGCTCAAAAAATGTTTTTCTTGGTCACTCTCCAAACCAGAGGTGCTCAATTTGAGGTAATTCCTTACATGGATGCTCGCCACCATGCCGAAATGCATTTAAAACGATGTCAAAGAGATGGGTCTATAGAGTTAGAGAGATGGCAAGAACTATTTAAACAAACTTTTATTTAAATTTTGCGTGTCTTCTCCTAGTCGCTTGAGTCAATTTGCAGGTTTAAGCCAACTAGGTATTCATTTGCTGGCAGTTAGCAAAGGACAGCCAGCCAGTGAAATCCGATCACTTTTCATCGAGGGGCAAATTGACTTTGGTGAAAGTAGATTGCAAGAAGCTTTGACAAAGTTCGATGTACTTAATGACTTACAAGAAATTCGTTGGCATTTTATTGGCCGTCTTCAAGCAAATAAAGTAAGGGGCGTAGTTAAGTCATTTGATGTTATACATTCTGTTGATTCAATAAAGTTGGCGAAAAGAATTTCAAGAATTGCTGGTGAGGAAAATAAAATGCCTCTAATTATGTTTCAGGTTAAGTTTAGAAAAGATGATAAAAAAACAGGTTTCGAGGTTGACGAGTTGTTAGAAGCATGGACCAAATTAATAACTTTGCCTAATGTCAGAATTTGCGGATTAATGACAATTCCACCTGCTGGTCTTGATCGTCATGGAACAAAGAATCTGTTTAAAGAGTGTAGAAATCTCGCCGATCAATTGTCCCTTCAAGATTGTTCCATGGGGATGAGCCGAGATTGGGAAGACGCAATAGAAGCGGGTGCAACATGGATTCGATTGGGATCAATTTTGTTTGGAGAGCGCCATAAATAATAAAAATACATAGCTATATAAATAAAAACAATTGAAAAACTTGCTACTGCCTACAAATAACGCTACTTAGGGATAGGACATATTCCTTTTTGAGGAGATGATCCTTTTCGGTATTACCGATAATCTAAAAATTCTTCGAGAGGGCTTTACTGGTGTCGCTTATTCAACGTCTTCGAGCAGTTGTCGCTGGTGATGACTATTTAGATAGCGATTTTGATGAACTAGATGATTATTCAAGAGATGAGTTCGACGCTGGAAATCGTAATCCGAGAGAGTATACGAGTGGATTAGCTTCATTCTCAGGTTCTAACCCTTTCGATGTCAGCGGTGGCTCATCTTCAAATGTTATTGGTATGCCTGGGATTTCAACTGCAACAGCAGAAGTTAATTTAATGGAGCCCAGAAGCTTTGATGAAATGCCTAAAGCTATTCAGGCGCTTAGAGAAAGAAAGACAGTGATCTTAAACTTAACAATGATGGAGCCAGATCAGGCTCAAAGAGCCGTGGATTTTGTTGCTGGGGGTACTTTCGCTATAGATGGTCATCAAGAGAGAGTTGGAGAAAGCATTTTCTTGTTTGCTCCAAGTTGTGTGAGTGTTACTAACTCCTTTCAAGAAGAACCAGCACCGTCAAATGTAACTACTACTACTCAACAGTCTGAGGAGACCATATCAGAAAGTGTTACTGCCCCTGAGCCTGCTTGGGGAACCCCAGTTGCTTCTGCTATTTGAAGATTTAGGTGCCTTTCTCTATAGGGATAATTGGTCTAGGGCGAATGGCTCAGGCTATTTTGACCCCTTTACTGGAAAGAGGTGATTTTAAACCTGATGAAGTTTTGGGTGTTGTTGGTCAGAGAAGTAGTGTTAAAAAAGTCTTAGGAGAGTTTTCTCAAGATCTATCTATTGTTTCCTCAGACAATCCAGTTTCTCTTGAGGTATGGAATTCTCCAATACAACTTTTAGCAGTAAAACCACAACAGTTAAATGATATTAAAGAGCAGGTTTCTCAACTGGAGATTGTCCCAGATAGACCCAAGCCAGTTCTCATTTCTATTTTAGCTGGTGTTAATTTAAAAAGGTTGCAATCAATCTTCCCTGCTCATAATTGTGTGCGAGCAGTTCCCAATATTCCTGTAATTGTCAGGTCAGGACTGACGGGCCTATCATGGGGTGCAGGAGTTACAACCGATCAGCGCCTATCTGTAGAAGCCATTTTTAAACCTATTAGTGAAGTACTTGAATTGCCTGAGAAGCAGCTTGATGCATTTCTTGCTTTAACTTCTTCAGGACCTGCTTATGTGGCCGTGATTGCAGAAGCTTTGGCTGATGGAGCGGTTGCGGCTGGTTTGCCTCGCTCATTAGCAAATGATTTGTCGAATATGACTCTTGCTGGATCTGCAAAATTATTGAAGGAAAGCAATTTGCATCCTGGAGAGCTTAAAGATATGGTTGCTTCTCCTGCCGGCACAACTATTACTGCTCTGCGCCATCTAGAGATGGCAGGTATTCGCTCAGCTTTGATCGAGGCTGTTGTTTTGGCCGCGGAAAGAAGTCGGGAGCTTGGTTGCTAGTGGATGATTTCCTTAAGACCTTGTCATAAAGAATCTCTAAAGAGTCAATGTTTCTTTTCAGTGTGAATTGATCTACAACTCTTTGACGAGCTCTTTGCCCTAGCTCAGCAGTTAAAGATGGGTGTTCTTTTATCAAAGGTATCAGTGTTTTTAATTGTGATGTAACACTATCTGTACTTAACACTATGCCAGCCCCTTCTTCAAGGACTTCACCATCTGCTCCCGCATCAGTAGCAATGCATGCAGTGCCAGTTGCCATTGCTTCAAGGAGAGCTAATGATAAACCTTCTACAAGGCTTGGGAGAATAAAAACTTCAGTACATTGAAGGAGGGCGACTTTTGTATTCAGATCGGACTCATACCCCCACCAGAGGATTTGACTGTCATTAGTTGAATTGAAATGGTTTTCAAGAGTTGGTCTCAGTGGTCCATCTCCAACAATCACAAGTTGACAACCTTTTGTATTTAACGCTCTCCATGCTTTTAGGAGAGCCTCAACATTTTTTTCTGCTGCAATTCTTCCCATATATAAGAAAGCTCTTTCGCTGCCAAGACGTCTCATCACCTCTTCCTTCCTAGGATTTATGGAATTTTTATTAGAAGGCTTCCAGATCGTAGTGTCGACACCATTCGGTATAACTTCAAGGCAATTTTCTTTTACGCCAAGCTTTGCAAGGACTTCAGCTTGTCTATCGGAAAAAACAATTACTTTTTCGTATTTTGCGAGTGATGGAGCATATAGCTGGTAGGTGAGTTGTTGAGTGCTAGCAGTAAGGTTTCTTAGTTTGGAGTCAAAAGCTGGATGAAAAGTTGCGACCAAAGGTAGACCTACTTGCTGGCATAGTTCAGGGAGCCTGAAATCCAGTGGAGAGAGTGTCAAGCTGGCATGAACAAGATCAGGCTTTAATCTTTCAAGAGATTCTCTAAGTTCTCTTTGCGATCTTAGGGATGGGATTGTATAGACCTGGGATTTAATTAAATAGGGAAGACTTACTTCAGGATCATTAGCAAGTAGAGAAGTTTTTGTATTATTCGCGTTACTTGGGTTATCGAAATGAATAAAGCTGACTTGGTGCCCTCTTTCCCTAAGGGTCATTGTTGTAGTTATGCCGTAACTGACATTCCCACAAAAAGGTGACTTCTTACCTAGCCAAGCAATATGAGCCACCCGTAAATTAATTAGCTTTCTTGAAAGCTAGCAGTAGTTACAGAAAATTTTCGAATAATGCACCAAATAGTGCAAGTCCTGCCAAAAGAAATAGAACAGGTGTAACTCCCAATTGCGTTACTAATGCACCTGCGATTAAGAGAGGGAGGCTCAGAGCAATATTGATTACATTGTTTTGAAGACCAAGTACTTTCCCAAGTGATTCTTCTGGTGTGTTTTTTTGAACACTTGTTTGAGCTGGGATTGCCACTAGAGATGCCCCTACACCAAGAAGAGTACAAATTGCGAGAGTAAAACCTAATAATCCTTTGGATTGCTCTAGTAAAAGTAAGCTCAATGCTATTAAGCAAAGACCTATTGCTGGTAATTTATGCCCTTGAATCAGATTTGCTTTCTGAGCCATAAGAAAAGCTCCAAATGCAAGGCCAATAGCAGTGAAAGAAAGAAGTACCCCAAACTTTGTAGGACCTAGAATAGTTATGGAAGAAGCAAGTCCTATAGATAAAACATATAAGCTTGCCATTAAGCAATAAAGTATTACGAGTTGAAGAATTGCCTTCCTAACAGTTGGGACTTTTTTGAGAACTATTAATCCAGAATTCAAGTCGTAAAAGATATTCTTCTTCAGTTTAGGCTTCAGAGATTCTTTTAACTTTATTTTATTTAGTATTAATGATGCTGCTCCATAGCAGATAGGTAGAAGAAGAAACTCTCCTCCTAAAATACCTATTGATTGAAAGGTCTCTCCAAGTATTTTTAGTAAAGGCTCGCCAAAAGCAAAGCCAATTATTATTGCCCCCATCGTAGTTGACTGATAAATAGAATTGGCTGCTAAAAGCTTATTACTACTAACTATTAATGGTATTGCTGATTGTTCGGCTGGAGTAAATAATTGTGTAAGACATGATATAAGAAATATAATTATTAGTAAAAACCAATACCCCCAGGATACGCCATTTATAATTGGCCCAGGTATTAAGCAAACTGGGATTAAGATTACCAATACTGCCCTAAGTACATTTGATGCAATCATAATGGGAACTTTTGGCCATCTATCTGAAAAAACTCCAGCAATAGCGCCTAAAAATATTGCAGGAAGACTATTTGCTAAATAAACACCACTGGCCAAAAGTGTAATTGCCTTTTCTGGTTGATCTGAAAAAGTAGGTATGGAGTTTGACCAGTTTTTACTGATAATAAAGATCGTTAAAACTATTAAAAACTTATCTCCTAGTTGAGAAAATACCTGTGCTATCCAAATTTTTCGAAAGTAATTAATTGCAATTACTTCCTTTAGGCCACTTTCTTTTTTATAAAGATATTTTTTTCTTGTCAAAATCTTTTGTCTTTAGTTTGTTGTGATTTCTTTTCTTTCATTGGCATTTATTGATGCTTTTAATATTTGGAGGGCATTTAGCTTTTGTTGTAGATGGGTTTCAATCCAAGCTTCCAAGACAATTAATAATTTAATCCAAACTTTGAATGGTCCAAGTAGCTCACCATTACTTTTTATTGGCAGGTTTGGCTTTATCAGACGTTGAAGCAGGGCTAGCTCAGAGGCATTAAGTTCAATTGTTGCATTAGGGATTGATCCGACTGCAAAACCTTCACTTGCAAGAAAACTGCATCGCCAACTCCAGTTTCCAATAGGGGGCTCAAGAGCTTCTCCAGTTCTCCAACACTCCTGAATAGGCAGATTGTATCCGCCTAGAGCTAGTAGATGAACACATGATTGTATGCAATTGGCTAAGGTAAATAATGTTCCAGTTTGTTTACTTTCTAGTCGTTCTAAATGAATCAAGGCTGCTTTGAGAATTCCTGGCTGTGGGTCATTTGCGCCTACTAAAAGAATTGATAACTCTGCTATGACTTGAGCTGCTGCAAGAGTTTCAAGACTTTCGCCTAGTTTACTAAAGCTTTTTAATATTTTAATTTGATTAACTCTTCTAAGGCCTGTTTTCCCTCCAATCTGCAATTCAAGGAAAGTTAGTGGCGTTGTGGCTGAAAGACTACTTTTAGGTCGCCTAGCTCCAGGAACCGCGAGCCGAACAATCCCCTCTTGAGCACTAAGGATGGTTAAAAGTCGATCATTTTCTCCCAATGGGCCAACTTTTAGAGAGAGCCCTTGGATTCTTGATGAGCTTTTCATCGATTCTTGTTTTTAAGCTCTTTCATTAAATCTGGACCTAATGATGTACCGATTTCTGTGGCTCCTGCAGCTATCAGTTCCAACGCTTGATCTATCTTTTTTATCCCACCCACAGCTTTTAGAGAACATCTTCCTTTTACTAAAGCAGTTAATTCAGCAATTAAAGGATTTGAGACTTTTGGGCCAAAGCCACTACCTGTTTGAATGCCTCTAACTCCTGCATCAATACATGCCTCTACAGCTACAGCAAGTTTTTCTTGAGGAAGCCTTGCTGCGTCAAGTATGACTCTTGTAGGTAGACCCATATTGCATATTTCTGCAATCTCTTCTGCAAATATTTCTACTTTGTTTTCATGTATTGCAAGAAAATTTGGGACTAACTCTAATTCTTCTGCTCCATGCTCTGCGGCCCATTCCGCTTGAAAACTTTTGATTTTATGTGGAATGTCACCAAAAGGGAAACCAATTACAGTAATGAGTTTTGTTGTTTGACTCTTCCCTAGTCGTTTTCTTGCAGCAGATATGCGAATAAGGCTGGTGACAAGACCTGAAAAACTAAAATGCCTAGAGGCATCACAAATTTCATTAAGTGACTCGAGAGGTAAGTGAGGGTCTAGTGCAGCTTGGTGAATAAATGAAGAGAGTTCCGCGTTGCTTGTATTGATATCGTTGGATGTCATCAGAGTAAGAATCAGTCTTCATCTTTGGCTTGGATAATGCCGTAACCCCCATGAGTTCTTCTATAAATAACTTGTAGTTGCTGAGTCTCTATCTCTTTGAACATATAGAAGTCATGATCTATTAGGTCAAGTTGATGCCTAGCTTGTTCGGTACTCATTGGCGGCATTGAGAAGTATTTACGACGGATCCCTGGAGTTGGGAGGTGGGCTTCTTTCCCCTGAATTAATGAACTATCTATTGCTTTATCCTCCACAACGGCTTCAGTAGTTGGGGTTAAAGAAGCACTATGACCATGACTATGATGGTGGTCGCTATGACGCTCCTTATATTTTCGTAATTGTCGACAAAGCTTTGTGGCTACGAGATCAATACTTGCATAAAGATTCTGACTTCGTTCTTGAGCACGTATGACAGTACCATTCGCAAAGACAGTCACCTCAGCAATTTGTTGAGGGACACTAGGATTTTTTGCTATGGATAAGTGGACGTCAGCTTCCTGTACGATTCCATCAAAGTGATGTATGGCTTTTTCTAATTTTGACTGGGTATATTCGCGAAGAGAAGGGGTTAGTTCAAGATTGCGACCATGAATAAGCAATTTCATTCTTGTTCTCCAGATCCAGATGATGGGGAAAAGTTAGATATAGATTATTTATCAGATGAGGGTCCTTCAACGTTAATTTTTGAACCATCTGAATTAATAGATTTTAGGGTTGCATGGGATTGGCAGAAGCAAAGGCAAAAACTGCTTTTTGAAAAACCAGGCTCTTCGCAGGCAGTTTGGTTACTTGAACATTCTGAATGCTATACCCTAGGAAGAGGTGCAACTGAAGATAATCTTTTATTCAATTTAAGTAATTCCCCATGGGATGTATACCGTATTGATAGAGGTGGAGAAGTTACGCACCATATGCCAGGTCAACTTGTTGTTTATCTGGTTTTAGACCTTCGTCGCTATAAGACGGATTTAAATTGGTATTTACGTCAGTTAGAGCTTGTGCTTTTAGACACGCTTAAAGATTTGGGTATCGTTGGCAAAAGAATTGATGGAATTACAGGGGTTTGGATTAATGATTTCAAAGTTGCCTCAATTGGTGTTGGCTGTAGAAGATGGATTACGCAACATGGACTTTCAATTAATGTTGATTGTGATTTGAGAGGTTTTGAGCGAATAATTCCATGTGGATTGACTGGCTCAAAAGTAGGGAAATTGAGTTCTTTGATCCCTGATCTAAAGACAGTGGACGTTAAACCGTTCATCAAAAAGTCATTAACTGAACGTTTCGGTTTGTGATGTATCTAGTAATAAATACTTTCGCCTTGGATAAGAATTAAAGCTAATGGTAATAGGTGCTCCTCCTAGTTGAAAAATGGCAAAAAATTTATTTCCTAAAGACCAAACAAATAATCTTCGGACTGCTACAGCAGAGTGGAAACCTACTGAAAATGAATTAAAAGCTTTAAAAGCGCATTCTTATATACATGCAATCGATCGAATTGATCAAATATGGCCTCTTTTGGAACAAAAACATGGAGAGCTAAGAGCATTAGAAGCACCACATGCCTTATATCCAGAGACTTATAGCTATGCGGAGCTTGCCGATAAAATATCAAAGGCTGCTTCAGCCTTTAACTCTTTAGGCATTAATAGAGGAGATGTTGTATCTCTCTTCGCTGAGAATAGCCCTCGATGGCTAATTGTTGATCAGGGCTTAATGAGAGTAGGAGCAGTAGATGCTGTCCGAGGGGCATCTGCTCCGGTTTCTGAACTTCGTTATATTTTGCAGGATTCATCTTCGGTGGGACTAATCGTTCAATCCATTGAATTATGGAAAAAACTTACATTAAATGAAGACCAAAAACAGCAATTAAAGTTTGTTTTGGTTTTGGAAGGCCAGTCAACTGATTCATTACTTGCGTGGGATGACTTTTTTCAAGAGGCTTCCACAAACTTCTCAATAGAAGTGCCTAAAAAAGCTTCTTATGGTGATAAGTCAGACTCACCAATTGCGACGATTCTTTATACCTCTGGTACAACAGGAAAGCCTAAAGGTGTTCCTCTTACTCATGCAAATTTTTTGCATCAGATAAGTTCTTTAGCATGCATTGCTAATCCTTCCCCAGGGACACCACTTCTGAGTGTTTTGCCAATTTGGCATTCTTATGAAAGGAGTGCTGAGTATTATTTCTTTTCTTGTGGATGTACACAGAATTACACGACAATCAAGCATTTCAAAGAAGATCTTCAAAGGGTTAAACCTGTCGTGATGGCAACTGTTCCGCGGCTTTGGGAATCTGTAAAAATTGGTTTTGATGATGCAATCAAGAAGATGCCATCATTTAGGCAGAACATTATCAAAGCAGCCCTAAATAATAGTGGTGCTTATAAGTTGGCGCTAAGAAAACTTAGGAACTTGTTGATTAATGATGTCTTCTTTTTAGAACGAATTTTTGCTCTAGGAGAAGTTGCACTTAGATGGCCTGTTCATTTCATGAGTTCTTGCTTGCTTTGGCCAAAGGTTCTTACCCAATTATGTGGTGGAAGATTGCTTTTCCCAATAAATGGTGGTGGAGCGATAGCTCCGCACGTAGATCAATTTTTTGAGTCTTTAGGAGTGGAATTATTAGTAGGTTATGGACTTACAGAAACTAGTCCAGTACTTAGTTGTCGTAGGCCCTGGCGAAATATTAGAGGCAGTTCTGGACCACCTCTTCCTGAAACAGCATTTCGAATAGTTGACCCTGAAGATGGCAGGGTTATGAATTATCGAGAAAAGGGTTTGGTTCTTGCAAAAGGACCTCAAGTAATGAAAGGTTATCTCGGTAATCTAAAAGCAACTGCGAAGGTCTTTGATGAAGAAGGTTGGTTTAATACTGGTGATTTAGGGATGCTGCTCCCAGATGGATCCCTTGTTCTGACTGGAAGAGCTAAAGATACAATTGTTCTTAGTAGTGGTGAGAATATTGAGCCAGGACCATTAGAAGAGGTTTTGGTCGCTTCTCCTTTGATTAAGCAAATAATGCTTGTTGGGCAAGACCAGAAGCAATTAGGAGCCTTGGTGGTACCTAACGCTGAGCAAGTTTTGTCTTGGGGAATTGATCAGGACTTAGAATTGCCTAAGGATCTTGGGGGATATCCAGGAAATATAGATTTAAGAAAGCTTTTAAGAAAAGAGATAAATCTTTTACTTGCAAGGCGCCATGGCTCTCGTCCGGAGGAGAGAATTACTGGTGTTGCTTTAGTATCAGAGTTTTCTATTGAGAATGGATTGCTTACTCAGACTCTTAAGCAAAAAAGAGAAAAAATAACTGAACGTGATCAAGATGCAATAGCTTCAATTTATGGTCTTGATGTATTTAAGTAATTGGTTTGGTTGACCTATTTCACATTAGTTGAGAGTCTTGGCCTTGAGAAAACTTTTTTATGTCTGAAAGAATGACTATTTCTATTAAGCGTTCTATTAATATTAGAGCGGTCGTAACACCAGCATGGAAAGAAGAAGCAGAAAGAGAAATAAGCAGTGCAATTGCTAGCACTGATCAGCAGCTTGCTCAGTTAGAGAAAGAAGGCCAACAGATAGTTGAAGGAATAAGAAGTCAGAGCGCAAACCCATTAGATCCCAGGGTTCAGGAACAGGTCGCGCAAGTACAGCAGCAGGTCGCTGGCAAGCGCTCTGAACTGGAAGAACAAAAGAGAAATTTACTTCAAAATCAATCTCAAGTAAGAGAATTAAAAATGGAAGAAATAGTTGACCAGGGACAGATTGAAAGTTTCTGTGACCTTAATGTTGGGGATAATTTAGTTAATAAAATGAATGTCTCTCTATTGGTTAGGGATGGTGTCGTAGAGGCTATAGATCAGAATTAAAACACACACTTTTTTTTAATGAATGAATAAAAATCTTTAAAAGATCTTCCCAGGACTATTGATTGTAAAAGTTAAAGCGAATAGATATTGCTAAGCATTTTAATTCGCTTATAAGCTATTTATCTCTAGAGTCCAAATAGCTTTAATAGGCTATGTGGTTCTTAAGCCCGATGGGATGTATCTGCCAGATTGAAATTGTATTTTGTGGAGCTATGACTCTCAGTTGCATCAAGATAAGCTATATATCCAGTTGTATATAGCCAGCAGGTTATAAATCCACCAAAAAACTCATTTATAATTAATAAAAGAAAATTTTGATTTAAGTAAGGGTCAAATTTCGAGACTATACTTAAGTAAATCACTCTCAATATTGTACTGCCTATTAAGATGAGTAAACAAGCAGATATGTATCTCCATCGATTTATTTTTGACAGTTCAGTACTTTTTCTTAAAACCTCTTTATTATTAATCTGTTCAATAGCTTTGATTTCAGATATATAGATATATCTAAGTGCAAGTACTATGCCTGGTAATATAAGGAGAATAGTTCCTAATATAATACGTATACTAGCGATAATGTTTACACCCCAAAGAGCAAAAGATTTTTTTAAGAAGGGAGTAAAGCCAATTGAGAATAATGACATGCCCTTCTTCCTATTGTTTTCAAGTATTACGTATATAGCAGTACAAAAGAAGTACGAAATGATTGAATTTAAGATTAACTCTCCTTGAAAACCAAGGAATGAATCAGGGTTTTGTATGGCATATTTTACACTTGCAATGTTTATAATTCCATAGCAGATGAAGTAAGAGATAATAGTTTCTTTTCTTGTAACTATGGTTTTAAATTCTGTGAAACCTGCAACTGCTAACTCTATAGGTCCTTTTAGTTTTCGAGTGCTTATTGACATCTCTTTTGCAGTTATAATTTTTATATAGTAGCTAACTAATAGACCTTATTTTCATCTGTGCTTTTATCCTAAAGGTCTTATTATTTAGTTTTTTCATGCAAGTGCCTGTATTTTGATGACGCTTTAAAATATGCATTGACCTAGAGCATTCTTTCGGCAAGGCTGGAAGAATGTTGTATAGGGAGCTGGGTACAACCTCTAAACCCTTTCCAGGAGAATAGTTTTGGCAACACACGACATTTTTATGCCCGCTCTTAGTTCCACTATGACGGAGGGGAAAATAGTTGAATGGCTTAAGAATCCCGGCGAAAAAGTTGCCCGAGGAGAGGCTGTTCTTGTAGTGGAGTCTGATAAGGCTGACATGGAAGTCGAGTCATTTCAGGATGGATACCTCGCTGCAGTGCTTATGCCAGCAGGCAGTACAGCCCCGGTTGGTGAAATAATTGGTTTGATTGTTGAAACAGAAGATCAGATTGCTGAAGTAAAAGCTAAGAATCCGACAAAAGATCAGGCCTCAAAAGAAGTCAGCTCAAGCGACTCTGAATCTTCTAAGCAGACACTTGAAGTAGCCTCTCAAGATCAAGGATCTGTTTTAGAAGTTCAAGCATCAAAAAAAGCTGAATCTTTGCCTCCTCGAGCCGTTGTGAATGATGGTCGTATCATTGCCACCCCTAGAGCCAGAAAGCTTGCCTCGCAATTAGGCGTAGACTTGGCAACTGTGCTTGGGACAGGACCGCATGGACGAATTCAAGCTGAAGATGTTCAAACTGCCCAAGGACAACCAATTACTGTCCCATGGGTGGCAGAAAGTGATGCACCAGCACGATTAGAGGTCTTCAACTCTCAAGCAGCTAATACAGGCGCTCCTCAAGAAGAGACTAAGGTGAATGAAGCTCCCAAGGGTAATAGTTTTGGGGCCCCTGGGGAGACAGTCTCATTCAATACTCTTCAGCAAGCAGTCAATAGAAATATGGAGGCAAGCTTATCTATTCCTTGTTTTAGGGTGGGTTATTCAATAAATACAGACAAGCTTGATATTTTTTATAAGCAAGTAAAACCTAATGGAGTCACTATGACTGCTTTATTGGCTAAAGCAGTTGGGAAGACGCTTGCTCGACATCCTCAATTGAATGCAGCGTGCAGTAATGAAGGCATGTCTTATCCAGAGCAAGTTAATGTAGCAGTTGCAGTTGCAATGGAAGAAGGGGGGCTAATCACACCGGTACTTCAGAATGCA is a window from the Prochlorococcus marinus str. MIT 9211 genome containing:
- a CDS encoding deoxyribose-phosphate aldolase; this translates as MTSNDINTSNAELSSFIHQAALDPHLPLESLNEICDASRHFSFSGLVTSLIRISAARKRLGKSQTTKLITVIGFPFGDIPHKIKSFQAEWAAEHGAEELELVPNFLAIHENKVEIFAEEIAEICNMGLPTRVILDAARLPQEKLAVAVEACIDAGVRGIQTGSGFGPKVSNPLIAELTALVKGRCSLKAVGGIKKIDQALELIAAGATEIGTSLGPDLMKELKNKNR
- the hpf gene encoding ribosome hibernation-promoting factor, HPF/YfiA family, whose amino-acid sequence is MKLLIHGRNLELTPSLREYTQSKLEKAIHHFDGIVQEADVHLSIAKNPSVPQQIAEVTVFANGTVIRAQERSQNLYASIDLVATKLCRQLRKYKERHSDHHHSHGHSASLTPTTEAVVEDKAIDSSLIQGKEAHLPTPGIRRKYFSMPPMSTEQARHQLDLIDHDFYMFKEIETQQLQVIYRRTHGGYGIIQAKDED
- the lipB gene encoding lipoyl(octanoyl) transferase LipB: MNKQFHSCSPDPDDGEKLDIDYLSDEGPSTLIFEPSELIDFRVAWDWQKQRQKLLFEKPGSSQAVWLLEHSECYTLGRGATEDNLLFNLSNSPWDVYRIDRGGEVTHHMPGQLVVYLVLDLRRYKTDLNWYLRQLELVLLDTLKDLGIVGKRIDGITGVWINDFKVASIGVGCRRWITQHGLSINVDCDLRGFERIIPCGLTGSKVGKLSSLIPDLKTVDVKPFIKKSLTERFGL
- a CDS encoding AMP-binding protein — its product is MAKNLFPKDQTNNLRTATAEWKPTENELKALKAHSYIHAIDRIDQIWPLLEQKHGELRALEAPHALYPETYSYAELADKISKAASAFNSLGINRGDVVSLFAENSPRWLIVDQGLMRVGAVDAVRGASAPVSELRYILQDSSSVGLIVQSIELWKKLTLNEDQKQQLKFVLVLEGQSTDSLLAWDDFFQEASTNFSIEVPKKASYGDKSDSPIATILYTSGTTGKPKGVPLTHANFLHQISSLACIANPSPGTPLLSVLPIWHSYERSAEYYFFSCGCTQNYTTIKHFKEDLQRVKPVVMATVPRLWESVKIGFDDAIKKMPSFRQNIIKAALNNSGAYKLALRKLRNLLINDVFFLERIFALGEVALRWPVHFMSSCLLWPKVLTQLCGGRLLFPINGGGAIAPHVDQFFESLGVELLVGYGLTETSPVLSCRRPWRNIRGSSGPPLPETAFRIVDPEDGRVMNYREKGLVLAKGPQVMKGYLGNLKATAKVFDEEGWFNTGDLGMLLPDGSLVLTGRAKDTIVLSSGENIEPGPLEEVLVASPLIKQIMLVGQDQKQLGALVVPNAEQVLSWGIDQDLELPKDLGGYPGNIDLRKLLRKEINLLLARRHGSRPEERITGVALVSEFSIENGLLTQTLKQKREKITERDQDAIASIYGLDVFK
- a CDS encoding YlqD family protein; the encoded protein is MSERMTISIKRSINIRAVVTPAWKEEAEREISSAIASTDQQLAQLEKEGQQIVEGIRSQSANPLDPRVQEQVAQVQQQVAGKRSELEEQKRNLLQNQSQVRELKMEEIVDQGQIESFCDLNVGDNLVNKMNVSLLVRDGVVEAIDQN
- a CDS encoding dihydrolipoamide acetyltransferase family protein, yielding MATHDIFMPALSSTMTEGKIVEWLKNPGEKVARGEAVLVVESDKADMEVESFQDGYLAAVLMPAGSTAPVGEIIGLIVETEDQIAEVKAKNPTKDQASKEVSSSDSESSKQTLEVASQDQGSVLEVQASKKAESLPPRAVVNDGRIIATPRARKLASQLGVDLATVLGTGPHGRIQAEDVQTAQGQPITVPWVAESDAPARLEVFNSQAANTGAPQEETKVNEAPKGNSFGAPGETVSFNTLQQAVNRNMEASLSIPCFRVGYSINTDKLDIFYKQVKPNGVTMTALLAKAVGKTLARHPQLNAACSNEGMSYPEQVNVAVAVAMEEGGLITPVLQNADTTDLFELSRQWADLVKRSRSKQLQPNEYSSGTFTISNLGMFGVDRFDAILPPGTGAILAIAASIPQVVAAKDGSMAVKRQMQVNLTADHRVIYGADGAAFLKDLSRLIENNPEQLAT